CGGGGAAGATCATCCAATCCATGAAGAAAGCCGGATCCAGCAACCCGGTCTTTCTCATGGACGAGATCGACAAGATGTCGACGGATTTCCGGGGCGACCCGTCGTCGGCGCTGCTGGAGGTGCTGGACCCGGAGCAGAACACGACGTTCAACGACCACTACCTCGACCTCGACTACGATCTGTCCAAGGTCATGTTCATCACGACCGCGAACACGCTCGACCGTATCCCCCGGCCGCTGCAGGACCGGATGGAGATCATCCGGATCGCGGGGTACACGGAGCTCGAGAAGCTGAGCATCGCGAAACGCTACCTGCTCGCCAAGCAGCAGGAGGCCAACGGTCTCAAGCCTGAGAACGTGAGCTTCACCGACAACGCGCTGCTGAGCCTGATCCGCCACTATACCAAGGAGGCGGGGGTGAGAAATCTCGAGCGCGAAATCGCGGCCATCTGCCGCAAAGTGGCGGTCGAGGTCGTCAAGAAGGACCGCAACGCGCACGTCCAGGTCGGGAGCAAGAGCCTCCACAAATTCCTGGGCCCGATCAAGTACCGGTACGGGAAGGCCGAGGCGGAGCAGAAGATCGGCGTGACCACCGGCCTGGCCTGGACGGAGCTGGGCGGCGAGCTGCTCGCGACCGAGGTGACGATCATGCCGGGCAAGGGCCAGCTCATCATCACCGGCAAGCTGGGCGACGTGATGCAGGAGTCGGCTCAGGCGGCGATGAGCTACGTCCGGTCTCGGGCGACGGATCTGGGATTGGAGCGTGACTTTTACCAGAAGATCGACGTGCACATCCATGTTCCGGAGGGTGCGATCCCGAAGGACGGACCCTCTGCCGGGATCACGATGGCAACCTCGCTGGTCTCCGCTTTGATGAAGATCCCGGTGCGCAACGACCTGGCGATGACCGGGGAGATCACGCTGCGGGGAGCGGTGCTGCCGATCGGTGGCCTCAAGGAAAAGATCCTGGCGGCGCACCGGGCGGGGATCAAAAAAGTCTTGATTCCCGCGGAGAACGAGAAGGACATCGAGGAGATCCCGGCTACGGTTCTCAAGACCGTGGAGCTCGAGCTCGTCGCGCACATGGACGACGTGCTCAAGAAGGCCCTGTTCATGGAAGATCCGGACAGTCTCTTCAAGCGGCCGGCGCTGTCGGTTGAATCGAAAGAAGAATCGCCTCCGTTCGGCCAGGAGGAGAAGGTGGAGGATACCCCGGGGCCCGAGATCCTGCCGCAGTAAAGCCTTCGTTTGTTTGACAGCCCGGGGTGCGGCTGCTATAAACCCGTAGCTCCGTTTCTTGGCGCCGGAGGAGAGCGCTGGGACATGACAAAGGCGGACCTGATCGATTCGATCGCCCGACGAACCGCGATTCCCCGGCAACAGGCGGAGGATATCGTCAACGGCTTGTTTGACGATGTCGTAGCCGCGCTCAAAAAGGGCGAAAAAGTAAACATCTCCGGTTTCGGGACGTTTTCGGTCTCACAGCGCAAGGGGCGGACCGGAAGGAATCCGAAGACCGGAGAATCTATCGAGATTGCTCCTTCTCGAGCCGCCAAGTTCAAGGCCGGCAAAACGCTGAAGGAATCCCTCAGCTGATCATTTTTCGCCGGCCGCCCGGGAGGGCTGCGGTTGCGAAAGCTGGCGGATGGATTCCAGCGCGTGGAGCTCATTGGGATCGGCCGATAGGGCGGTTAGCTCAGCGGGAGAGCATCGGCCTTACAAGCCGGGGGTCACAGGTTCAAGTCCTGTACCGCCCACCATCGCGGGTTGAAAGGGACGGGGTCGTAGTTCAGTCGGTTAGAACGCCGGCCTGTCACGCCGGAGGTCGCGAGTTCGAGTCTCGTCGGCCCCACCATTTTTTTTGCAGCAAGCAACAGGAAACATCGTCGCGGGAGAAGACAGGGCAATGAAGACGGAAGCAGCGGCGGCGCAGCGGCAGTGGTACGTCGTCGACGCGCGCGGCAAGATCCTGGGCCGCATGGCCAGCGAGATCGCCAAGGTGCTGCGCGGCAAGAACAAACCGGTTTTTGCTCCGAACGCGGACGTCGGCGATTTCGTAATCGTCGTAAACGCGCGCGAGGTGAAGCTCACCGGCAGGAAGATGTCGGACAAGATCTATTACCGCCATACCGAGTACCCCGGCGGGATTCGCGCCCGAACCGCGGCGAAAATGCTCGAAGAGAAGCCCGAAGAGCTGGTGCGACTCGCCATAAAGGGCATGTTGCCGAAGAACCGGCTGGGACGAAAGCTTGCGACCAAGCTCAAGGTCTACGCCGGGCCGGAGCATCCTCACGACGCCCAGAGACCTCAGCCTCTGCCACTCGAGTTATAGGAGCGGAAACAAGATGGCCGAAAAGGTAATCATGGCGACCGGCAGGCGAAAAACCTCCGTGGCTCGCGTTTTTCTTCGACCCGGCAAGGGGACGATCGAGGTGAACGATCAACCGTTGGAGCGGTATTTCGGTCGCGAGACGGCGCGTATGGTCGTGCTCCAGCCTTTCGAGGTGACCCAGACCGCCGGGAGCTTCGATATCTCGGTGAACGTCAAAGGCGGCGGGATCTCCGGGCAGGCGGGAGCGATCCGCCACGGTATTACGCGTGCCCTCATGCAGTTCAATCCGGAACTGCGCGGCCCCCTGAAGAAGGCCGGGTTCGTCACGCGGGACCCGCGTGCCGTCGAGAGAAAGAAATACGGACACCATAAAGCGCGTAAACGGCCACAGTACTCCAAGCGCTAGATCATTGCCCAAGCCCGCCGCCGACTCGAAAAGCGCACGTGTCGCGGTTCTCGGAGCCACCGGCTATGCCGGCGTCGAGCTGGTCCGCCTGCTTCTGGGCCACCCGCGCGTTCGGATCACCCTGCTCACCTCTCAGCAATACGCCGGCAGGAAGCTGAGCGACATCTATCCGTCGCTCGCGGGAAAATGCGACCTGACGCTCGAGGAGATCGCGCCGGAAAAGGTGGCGGAGCGCGCCGATCTCGCGTTCGCCGCGTTGCCGCACGCGGCGTCGATGGTCGTGGTCGCCGAGCTGGTTCGCCGCCGGCTGCGCGTCATCGATCTCAGCGCCGACTTTCGCCTTCACGACCCGGAGTGCTACCGGAAGTGGTACGGCGAGCATAAGGCTCCCGGACTGCTGAAGAAGGCGGTCTACGGGTTGCCCGAGATCCACCGAAAGAGAATCGCAGGGGCGACGTTGGTCGCCAATCCCGGGTGTTATCCGACCGGCGCGGTGCTCGGCCTGGCTCCGCTTTTTGCGGAAAAAATGGTCGAGGGCGGCGTCGTGGTCGACGCGAAATCGGGCGTTACCGGCGCCGGACGGAGCGCCGCCGTGGAGCTGTCGTTCGGCGAGGTGCACGACAATTTCAAGGCCTATAACGTCGCCGCTCACCGTCACACGCCCGAGATGGAGCAGGAACTGGGGGAAATCGCCGGCCGCCCGGTTTCGGTGCTCTTTGCGCCGCACCTGCTACCGATCAACCGGGGAATCCTGTCGACGATCTACGTCCGCTTGAAGAAAAAACCCACCGCCGAGCAGCTGCTCGACCTCTACCGCGACCATTACCGCGACGAGCCTTTCGTGCGAGTCCACGAGGCCCGCTTTCCGGAAACCAAGGAAGTTCGCGGGACCAATGACTGCGCGGTCGGGCTCCGCTACGACCCGCGGACCGAAACACTCGTGGTGATCACCGCTATCGACAACCTCGTCAAGGGAGCCGCCGGCCAGGCGATCCAGAACATGAACCTGATGTGCGGGTGGCCGGAAGCGGAAGGGCTCGGAGGGGCCGCATTGGTGCCCTAGGTTCTTTTCATTCCTCGGCGGTAAAGAAGAACAGTCCGATCATGGCGAAGATCAAGTTGGGAATCCAGGCCGCCGCCCACGGCGCCAGGGTCCCGCTATGCCCGAGCGAGAAGCAAAAAGCGGAAAGCACCCAGTAGCCGAAGGCGATCACCATGGCGGTGCCGAAGCTCAACGCCATCCCGGCGCCGATGCGGCGCTTGAGCGCGAACGGCGTCGCCAGCAGGACCATCAGCGGGGAGATGAAGGGGATCGCGAGCTTGACCTGGAGGTCCACCTCATAGACCGTGGCGTCGATTCCCTTGCTCTTCATTTCGGCGATGTGCTTTTGCAGATCGAAGAACGTGAACTCCTCCGCGTCGCGAGCGAGCAGCTTCAGGTCGTCCGGCGTTTCGGAAATCTGCGGGGCGGCAAGAATCTTTTCGCTCGACATCTTCCCGTCCGGCAGAAAGCTCCAGCGGACGCCCTCGCGCGTCTTCCACTGCCGCCCGTCCCATTCGGCCGCCGGTATCTCGATGAGGTTCTTGAGGCTGAAGTCGCGGTTGAGCGTGAAGACGGTGATCCCTTC
This sequence is a window from Candidatus Zixiibacteriota bacterium. Protein-coding genes within it:
- the lptG gene encoding LPS export ABC transporter permease LptG → MAANHRIRFLPLGSVLDRYIARGFIAIFFASLAVVTSLFVVVEFFDRTGTFIDAGVSLMTAIRYLLYKVPLSISRVIGFATLFSTLFCLGTLARSHEITAMRAGGLTVQRIALPLLLLSLVICGVTFLWNEALVPVFTHRAQTIYKTHIKNKLPQSLFGTRDIWIRSENSFINVDRFDTRRVSLEGITVFTLNRDFSLKNLIEIPAAEWDGRQWKTREGVRWSFLPDGKMSSEKILAAPQISETPDDLKLLARDAEEFTFFDLQKHIAEMKSKGIDATVYEVDLQVKLAIPFISPLMVLLATPFALKRRIGAGMALSFGTAMVIAFGYWVLSAFCFSLGHSGTLAPWAAAWIPNLIFAMIGLFFFTAEE
- the lon gene encoding endopeptidase La; its protein translation is MLFRNDKKDDKERESGGVMRAPLLPLRDIIVFPHMVVPLFVGRQRSIKALEEATQKQSLIFLSSQKDAKTNEPTEEDIYRVGTLGTVVQMLKLPDGTVKVLIEGKRRAQIVRFLSHPDFFLVEVEPAEEIVERNSEVEALIREVHSTFENYVKLKKKIPPEMVMSVSAIDDPGRLADTIVAHLGIKLEDRQNLLETFNTAERLEKVLGHMRAEIEILEVERRIRSRVKKQMERSQKEYYLNEQMRAIQKELGEKDEFKNEIQEIEEKLKEKKLSAEAREKVEKELKKLKMMSPMSAEATVVRNYIDWILSLPWNEFTDDKLDINEAERVLEEDHYGLEKVKERILEYLAVQSLVGKIKGPILCLVGPPGVGKTSLGRSIARATGRKFVRVSLGGVRDEAEIRGHRRTYIGALPGKIIQSMKKAGSSNPVFLMDEIDKMSTDFRGDPSSALLEVLDPEQNTTFNDHYLDLDYDLSKVMFITTANTLDRIPRPLQDRMEIIRIAGYTELEKLSIAKRYLLAKQQEANGLKPENVSFTDNALLSLIRHYTKEAGVRNLEREIAAICRKVAVEVVKKDRNAHVQVGSKSLHKFLGPIKYRYGKAEAEQKIGVTTGLAWTELGGELLATEVTIMPGKGQLIITGKLGDVMQESAQAAMSYVRSRATDLGLERDFYQKIDVHIHVPEGAIPKDGPSAGITMATSLVSALMKIPVRNDLAMTGEITLRGAVLPIGGLKEKILAAHRAGIKKVLIPAENEKDIEEIPATVLKTVELELVAHMDDVLKKALFMEDPDSLFKRPALSVESKEESPPFGQEEKVEDTPGPEILPQ
- the argC gene encoding N-acetyl-gamma-glutamyl-phosphate reductase → MPKPAADSKSARVAVLGATGYAGVELVRLLLGHPRVRITLLTSQQYAGRKLSDIYPSLAGKCDLTLEEIAPEKVAERADLAFAALPHAASMVVVAELVRRRLRVIDLSADFRLHDPECYRKWYGEHKAPGLLKKAVYGLPEIHRKRIAGATLVANPGCYPTGAVLGLAPLFAEKMVEGGVVVDAKSGVTGAGRSAAVELSFGEVHDNFKAYNVAAHRHTPEMEQELGEIAGRPVSVLFAPHLLPINRGILSTIYVRLKKKPTAEQLLDLYRDHYRDEPFVRVHEARFPETKEVRGTNDCAVGLRYDPRTETLVVITAIDNLVKGAAGQAIQNMNLMCGWPEAEGLGGAALVP
- the rpsI gene encoding 30S ribosomal protein S9 — protein: MAEKVIMATGRRKTSVARVFLRPGKGTIEVNDQPLERYFGRETARMVVLQPFEVTQTAGSFDISVNVKGGGISGQAGAIRHGITRALMQFNPELRGPLKKAGFVTRDPRAVERKKYGHHKARKRPQYSKR
- a CDS encoding HU family DNA-binding protein, producing MTKADLIDSIARRTAIPRQQAEDIVNGLFDDVVAALKKGEKVNISGFGTFSVSQRKGRTGRNPKTGESIEIAPSRAAKFKAGKTLKESLS
- the rplM gene encoding 50S ribosomal protein L13 — protein: MKTEAAAAQRQWYVVDARGKILGRMASEIAKVLRGKNKPVFAPNADVGDFVIVVNAREVKLTGRKMSDKIYYRHTEYPGGIRARTAAKMLEEKPEELVRLAIKGMLPKNRLGRKLATKLKVYAGPEHPHDAQRPQPLPLEL